In the Candidatus Sulfotelmatobacter sp. genome, one interval contains:
- a CDS encoding FG-GAP-like repeat-containing protein, with translation MKTLRLLFGPVSLLVVFYSSALAQSLSLGPTIYPSIAGQQNCVAFSDLNGDGKLDLITGTASGAVTVRLGDGSAGFGPAATYPVPTWVRSMAIADLNGDGRLDLVTCEFGASINSVSVLLGDGAGGFGPATNFTTGTAPIGVAIADLNGDGKPDLAIVNNNDNTVSVMFGNGSGGFAPGGTLATGSAPDGIAAGDLNGDGFADLAVACINSVAIGVFLGNGHGGFAPEVEFATGGNPWMVAIADLNGDGKPDLVAACAGTASGISVLMGNGSGGFAPHTDYASSSNCFGIAVGDLNGDGKVDVATTNPDVSAVSIYLGDGAGGFAPRQVFGAGPQPSGVAIADLNGDGRPDVGVADFGAPAVALLLNSSGSSYAPRVDYPTNASPRWSAVGDFNGDGRPDMATVNTSSANVSVRLGTGGGAFGPKADFATGSQPNAVAVGDVNLDGKLDLVVANYGSSSNSVSVLLGNGAGGFAPKVDYGAGAQPQSVAVTDLNGDGKPDIAVASGNSNAVVVLFNSGTGIFPTGTVNTTGTNPISVAVADLNGDGKPDIVSANYYGNSVSVLMGTGGGAFATKVDYSVGGYPGSVAIGDVNLDGKLDLVVANSLDNTVSILLGTGTGTFPSRFDVAAGSAAFTAAIGDLNGDGYPDIVTANISGNSVSVLLGNSSVLNWLRTDLPTGNGPSCVLISDLNGDGRPDLMTSNYSAGTASVLLSLEGTRVSLSATPRPAVKGALLALTAGVSVPAPGSGAPSGTVRFYDGTTLLGTAPVSGGVAALSLFAPYLGDRSLSAVFSGDPGFFGSLSPAVALRVVGGASPAIASIRDVTNDQGGQVRVRFRSSPFDVAGSGTPIQSYEVYRQISSQLGLKLAPRSATASATPPAGIELLGWDLMGTLPAHGDTAYVFVAPTLADSNASGFHRTTFMVRAATATPGVFYDSPPDSGYSVDNLPP, from the coding sequence ATGAAAACCCTGCGATTGCTATTCGGACCGGTCTCGTTGCTGGTCGTGTTCTATTCGAGCGCGCTCGCTCAGAGCCTGAGCCTCGGCCCCACGATCTACCCCTCGATCGCTGGTCAGCAGAACTGCGTGGCGTTCTCCGACCTCAATGGTGACGGGAAGCTCGACCTGATCACGGGCACTGCATCCGGTGCCGTGACCGTGCGCCTTGGCGACGGCTCGGCCGGCTTTGGTCCCGCCGCGACCTACCCGGTGCCCACGTGGGTCAGATCCATGGCGATCGCGGACCTGAATGGTGATGGCAGGCTCGACCTGGTGACCTGCGAGTTCGGGGCCTCCATCAATTCCGTTTCGGTCCTGCTCGGTGACGGCGCCGGAGGGTTCGGCCCTGCAACCAATTTCACCACCGGGACGGCGCCCATCGGCGTCGCGATCGCCGACCTGAACGGCGATGGCAAACCGGACCTGGCCATCGTCAACAACAACGACAACACCGTCTCGGTCATGTTCGGAAACGGCTCGGGCGGATTTGCGCCGGGCGGCACCCTGGCCACCGGCTCCGCCCCGGATGGGATCGCGGCCGGCGACTTGAACGGCGACGGCTTCGCCGATCTGGCGGTCGCCTGCATCAACAGCGTCGCCATCGGCGTGTTCCTTGGAAACGGCCACGGTGGATTCGCGCCGGAGGTCGAGTTCGCGACCGGCGGGAATCCCTGGATGGTGGCGATCGCGGATCTCAATGGCGACGGCAAGCCCGATCTGGTCGCGGCCTGCGCCGGCACGGCCTCGGGAATCTCGGTGCTGATGGGAAATGGTTCGGGCGGGTTCGCCCCGCACACCGACTATGCTTCGAGCTCGAACTGCTTCGGCATCGCGGTCGGCGATCTCAACGGCGACGGCAAGGTCGACGTGGCCACCACCAACCCCGACGTCTCGGCGGTCTCGATCTACCTCGGAGACGGCGCCGGCGGATTCGCGCCCAGGCAGGTGTTCGGAGCGGGTCCGCAGCCCAGCGGCGTTGCCATTGCCGACTTGAACGGCGACGGAAGACCCGACGTCGGGGTCGCGGACTTCGGGGCTCCCGCGGTGGCCCTCCTGCTCAATTCCTCCGGCAGCAGCTACGCGCCGCGAGTCGACTACCCCACCAACGCCAGTCCACGGTGGTCGGCGGTCGGCGATTTCAACGGCGACGGCCGCCCCGACATGGCGACGGTCAACACCAGCTCGGCCAACGTCTCGGTGCGGCTCGGGACGGGCGGCGGCGCCTTCGGGCCCAAGGCCGATTTCGCCACCGGCAGCCAGCCGAACGCGGTCGCAGTGGGCGACGTCAATCTTGATGGCAAGCTCGATCTGGTGGTCGCGAACTACGGCTCGAGCTCGAATTCCGTCTCGGTCCTGCTGGGCAACGGCGCCGGGGGATTCGCGCCCAAGGTCGACTATGGGGCGGGCGCCCAACCCCAGTCGGTGGCGGTCACGGACCTGAACGGCGACGGAAAGCCCGACATCGCGGTGGCCAGCGGCAATTCCAACGCGGTCGTCGTGCTGTTCAACAGCGGCACCGGCATCTTCCCGACCGGCACCGTCAACACCACCGGAACCAACCCCATCTCGGTCGCGGTCGCCGACCTGAACGGCGACGGCAAGCCCGATATCGTCTCCGCGAACTACTATGGCAATTCGGTGTCGGTGCTGATGGGCACGGGGGGCGGCGCCTTCGCGACCAAGGTGGACTATTCGGTCGGCGGGTATCCCGGCTCGGTGGCGATCGGCGACGTCAACCTCGACGGCAAGCTTGATCTCGTGGTCGCCAATTCGCTCGACAACACCGTCTCCATCCTGCTCGGCACGGGTACCGGTACCTTCCCGTCGAGGTTCGACGTGGCGGCCGGCTCCGCCGCGTTCACGGCAGCGATCGGTGATCTGAACGGCGATGGCTATCCGGACATCGTCACCGCGAACATCTCGGGTAACTCCGTGTCGGTGCTGCTGGGAAATTCGTCGGTTCTCAACTGGTTGCGGACCGACCTCCCGACCGGAAACGGACCGAGCTGCGTTTTGATCTCGGATCTGAACGGTGACGGACGGCCGGACCTGATGACGTCCAATTACTCCGCGGGAACAGCGTCGGTGCTGCTCTCGCTCGAAGGGACGCGAGTGTCATTGAGCGCGACCCCCCGGCCGGCGGTGAAGGGCGCGCTGCTTGCGCTCACCGCGGGCGTTTCGGTGCCTGCGCCCGGCTCAGGAGCCCCATCCGGCACCGTGCGCTTCTATGACGGCACGACGCTGCTCGGCACGGCCCCGGTGAGCGGTGGAGTCGCCGCACTGTCGCTGTTCGCGCCTTATCTCGGCGATCGTTCGCTGTCGGCCGTTTTTTCGGGCGATCCCGGCTTCTTCGGCAGTCTCTCACCCGCGGTGGCCTTGCGCGTCGTCGGCGGCGCGAGTCCGGCGATCGCGAGTATCCGCGACGTGACCAACGACCAGGGCGGGCAGGTGCGCGTGCGATTCCGGTCGAGTCCTTTCGACGTGGCGGGATCGGGAACGCCGATTCAGTCCTACGAGGTGTACCGGCAGATCAGTTCACAGCTCGGACTGAAGCTCGCGCCCCGGTCGGCGACCGCCTCGGCGACCCCGCCCGCCGGCATCGAGCTGCTCGGCTGGGACTTGATGGGAACGCTTCCGGCGCACGGCGATACCGCGTACGTGTTCGTGGCCCCGACGCTCGCCGACTCGAACGCGTCGGGATTCCATCGCACCACCTTCATGGTGCGCGCGGCGACGGCCACGCCCGGCGTGTTCTACGATTCGCCGCCCGATTCGGGCTACTCGGTCGACAATCTGCCGCC